The stretch of DNA GCGCCTTCGGGCCCGAGACCCGGTACGTCACCACGATCGGTCTCTCGCAGATCGCGGGCGCCCAGATGCTCCACGTCTTCCGCCCCCGCCACTGGATCAACTGCGGCCAGGCGGGGCCGCTCGGCTGGACCGTGCCCGCCGCGCTCGGCGTCGCGCAGGCCGACCCCGAGGGCTCGGTGGTGGCGCTCTCCGGCGACTACGACTTCCAGTTCATGATGGAGGAACTGGCGGTCGGCGCCCAGCACCGCATCCCCTACGTGCACGTACTCGTCAACAACTCCTACCTGGGCCTCATCCGGCAGGCTCAGCGGGCGTTCGAGATCGACTTCCAGGTCAACCTGGAGTTCGAGAACATCAACTCGCCCGAACTCGGTGCGTACGGAGTCGATCACGTGAAGGTGGCGGAGGGGCTCGGCTGCAAGGCCATCAGGGTCACCGACCCCGCCGAACTCGCCGCCGCCTTCGAGGAGGCCAAGAAGCTCGCGGCCGAGCACCGGGTGCCTGTCGTGGTGGAGGCGATCCTGGAGCGGATCACCAACATCTCGATGGCCGCCGTCGACATCGACAAGGTCAACGAGTTCGAGGAGATCGCCACGGAGCCCGAGCACACGCCGACCTCCATCAGGACACTGAAGGTATGAGGCGTGAGGCGTGAGGCCTGAGGGCCGCGGTTAGAGCCCTGAGCCCCGTGCCACGTGAGCGGGCCGCACCCCAGGGGGTGCGGCCCGCTCGACGTGTGCCCCCTCGGCGCACTGAAACGGGCCGTGTCGGGCGGTGGGCCACCGCACAGGCTCACCGGCCGACACGGCCCGTGGACACCCGTACCGCTCACACCTGGCGAGCGGTACGGGAGGCTGCGACGCGAAGAGACACCGAACGCCGGGTGCCCAAGGGGCCCCGGCGTCCTGTGGCGGCTCAGTCCTCGCGCAGGTCGCGTACCGCCTCCTCGACGCGCTTGCCGTACTCCGGGTCGGCGGCGTGGAAGTGGGCGAGGTTCTTCTCCACGACGTCGTCGCGTGAGACCTGGGAGAGTCCGCCCGCGATGTTGGCCACCAGGCGGCCCTTCTCCTCCTCGGACATCAGGCGGTACAACTCGCCCGCCTGGAAGAAGTGGTCGTCCTTGGTGTGCTCGGGCGCGGCGTGGGCGCCGGTGTGACCCTGCACCGCGAGCGCGGCCGACAGCGGGGCGCCCGTCTGGGCAGGGCCGGCGTGCGAGTTGGGCTCGTAGTTCTTGTCGTGCCTGCCCTGGGAGTTGGCGGCCATCAGGCCGTCCCGACCGTAGTTGTCGGCGGAGGTGGCGCGGGGCGCGTTCACGGCGAGTTGGGTGTGGTTGACGCCGAGCCGGTAGCGGTGGGCGTCCGCGTAGGCGAAGAGCCTGCCCTGGAGCATCTTGTCCGGCGAGGGGCCGATGCCGGGCACGAAGTTGTTGGGCGAGAACGCCGCCTGCTCGACCTCCGCGAAGACGTTGTCCGGGTTGCGGTCGAGGACCAGCCGGCCCACGCGCCGCAGCGGGTAGTCGCTGTGCGGCCACACCTTCGTCACGTCGAACGGGTTGAAGCGGTAACCGTCGGCGTCCGCGGCCGGCATGACCTGAACGTGCAGCGTCCAGGACGGGTTCACGCCCCGCTCGATGGCCTGCAACAGGTCCGTCTGGTGCGAGTTGGGGTCCTTGCCCGCCGTTTCCTGGCCCTGGTCGGCCGAGAGGGAGCGCACACCCTGGTTGGTCTTGAAGTGGTACTTGACGAAGAAGGCCTCGCCCTCGGCGTTGGTCCACTGGTAGGTGTGCGAGCCGTAGCCGTTCATGTGACGGTACGAGGCGGGGATGCCCCGGTCGCCCATCAGCCAGGTGACCTGGTGGGTGGCCTCGGGGGAGTGCGCCCAGAAGTCCCAGACATTGTCTGGCTCCTGCTTGCCCGTGAACGGGTCACGCTTCTGGGAGTGGATGAAGTCCGGGAACTTCAGCGGGTCCTTGATGAAGAAGACCGGGGTGTTGTTGCCGACGAGGTCGTAATTGCCCTCCGCTGTGTAGAACTTCAACGCGAAGCCGCGCGGGTCGCGCACCGCGTCCGCGCCGCCGAGATTGTCGGCGACGGTGGAGAAACGGGCGAACACCTCGGTGCGCCTGCCGGTCTGTCCGAGGAAGTGGGCGTGGGTGAACTCCGTCATGTCATCGGTGACTTCGAAGTACCCGTAGGCGCCGGAGCCGCGCGCGTGCACCACCCGCTCCGGGATGCGCTCGCGGTTGAAACGGGCGAGCTTCTCCAGCAGGTGCTGGTCCTGGAGGAGCAGCGGGCCGCCGGCGCCGGCGGAGGCGGAGTTCTGGTTGTCGGCGACCGGGGCGCCGGACTCGGTCGTGAGCACGCGCTGCGACATGGTGACCTTCCGTACGGGGAGCTGGCGGAATCCTGATTCCGCTGAGTGGAGTTCCGCTGCGTGGAGCGTAGAGTCGCCCCTCCCACACGTCAACACTTTGTTGAAGTGGTGGACGGGGCGACTGGAGGGGGTGAGGGGGGAGTGGGGTACGTGGTGATCCGGGCGGCGTCGGCACCTGGGCGCGACAGGACAGTTGTCAGCGCCGACGCCGCCCGGACGTGTGAGGGGCGGCCACGAAAGGCCGGAGAGTGCCCCTTCGATCGGCACCCGTCGGGTCGTCAGCCCTGGACGGGCGTACCGGAGAGCCGGTCGA from Streptomyces tsukubensis encodes:
- a CDS encoding catalase encodes the protein MSQRVLTTESGAPVADNQNSASAGAGGPLLLQDQHLLEKLARFNRERIPERVVHARGSGAYGYFEVTDDMTEFTHAHFLGQTGRRTEVFARFSTVADNLGGADAVRDPRGFALKFYTAEGNYDLVGNNTPVFFIKDPLKFPDFIHSQKRDPFTGKQEPDNVWDFWAHSPEATHQVTWLMGDRGIPASYRHMNGYGSHTYQWTNAEGEAFFVKYHFKTNQGVRSLSADQGQETAGKDPNSHQTDLLQAIERGVNPSWTLHVQVMPAADADGYRFNPFDVTKVWPHSDYPLRRVGRLVLDRNPDNVFAEVEQAAFSPNNFVPGIGPSPDKMLQGRLFAYADAHRYRLGVNHTQLAVNAPRATSADNYGRDGLMAANSQGRHDKNYEPNSHAGPAQTGAPLSAALAVQGHTGAHAAPEHTKDDHFFQAGELYRLMSEEEKGRLVANIAGGLSQVSRDDVVEKNLAHFHAADPEYGKRVEEAVRDLRED